One Vicinamibacterales bacterium DNA window includes the following coding sequences:
- a CDS encoding class I SAM-dependent methyltransferase: MDPLKGSNWSSPGTVAGFADSPPNQTLMSYAAAERRRGASTAVDLGCGAGRNLVPLAQQGWSIVGIDLSRPMIDAAGERVAADGLSARVQLAVAPMDALPVASGCADLVIAHGIWNLARSAAEFRRGLREAARVVRPGAALFVFTFSRRTLPEPARPVTGEAFVFTGFSGEPQCFLTAEELVSELAAAGFVPDAAVPLTEHNAPRPGSLRTGNVPVIFEAAFRFAGGTR; the protein is encoded by the coding sequence ATGGATCCCCTGAAAGGATCGAACTGGAGCAGTCCCGGAACGGTCGCGGGATTCGCGGATTCCCCGCCGAATCAGACGCTGATGAGCTATGCCGCCGCGGAACGCCGCCGCGGCGCCTCCACTGCCGTCGACCTGGGATGCGGCGCCGGCCGCAATCTCGTTCCGCTCGCCCAACAAGGCTGGAGCATCGTCGGCATCGATCTATCGCGTCCGATGATCGACGCCGCGGGCGAGCGCGTCGCGGCCGACGGGTTATCGGCCCGCGTGCAGCTGGCGGTCGCGCCGATGGACGCGCTGCCGGTCGCGAGCGGCTGCGCCGATCTGGTGATCGCACACGGCATCTGGAACCTGGCGCGATCCGCCGCCGAGTTTCGCCGCGGGCTGCGCGAGGCGGCCCGCGTCGTCCGGCCCGGCGCGGCGCTGTTCGTGTTCACGTTCTCGCGCCGGACGCTGCCCGAGCCGGCGCGGCCGGTGACCGGCGAAGCGTTCGTCTTCACCGGCTTCTCGGGGGAGCCGCAGTGCTTCCTCACGGCGGAGGAGCTCGTCTCAGAACTGGCGGCCGCGGGTTTCGTGCCCGATGCCGCCGTGCCGCTCACGGAGCACAATGCGCCGCGTCCGGGATCGCTCCGCACCGGGAACGTTCCCGTGATCTTCGAGGCGGCCTTCCGGTTCGCCGGAGGCACGCGATGA
- a CDS encoding DUF3079 domain-containing protein, with amino-acid sequence MKPPKIPLKPAHPERTCWGCDRYCAADDLACGNGTIRTLHPIELFGDDWLDFADRDKGSRSSSERSA; translated from the coding sequence ATGAAGCCGCCGAAAATCCCGCTCAAGCCGGCGCACCCGGAGCGCACGTGCTGGGGCTGCGACCGCTACTGCGCCGCGGACGACCTCGCCTGCGGCAACGGAACGATCCGAACGCTGCACCCGATCGAGCTGTTCGGCGACGACTGGCTCGACTTCGCCGATCGCGACAAAGGATCGCGGTCCTCCTCCGAGCGCTCCGCGTGA